A single genomic interval of Ignavibacteria bacterium harbors:
- a CDS encoding DUF4153 domain-containing protein yields MKLPSLDVLISQAKETASRFPIAILMSILGSFTLIRIIDFAPIDYQGQFLWNLVMTFSLGLPLFIAFSLIAESTGIEKVKKYLLQLIPIAFLLVYFFTLSDQMDFYDIGRYILLSIAFHLLVSFAPFIFTKDKSQLDFWNFNQTVFLRFILSGLYTFVLYGGLAIALLSFDKLFEMNIDGKRYGQLLFFIVGIFNTWFFCSGIPKPEDMKSEAFPKGLKIFTQYVLLPIIVIYVLILYLYLFKIIFSWNLPVGWVSYLVIGFSTAGIFSLLLIYPLVKSKEIKWVKIFSRIFFISLIPQIVLLFLAISVRTTDYGMTERRYYVFVLAFWLSVTTIYYIITNFKNIKYIPISLSIIAVLTSVGPWSAFNMSLNSQISRLEEILNKNSILVNERIIPATKDIQQEEIQDVNSIMSFLLERNKINEIQPWFTENLDSLEDYKKVTEAVYHNKTEQIMQMMGLKTDNVNNLIKKRFVSARTTGASEINVQGFDRFSLFESQKKDSLSAIKSYYDFENNDIIVYNNTDTIKFPIKYITDSLHSERPPLQSMTMNNYFKDMHVRIIVTGIDFNREENGIKVTYLRAYILTKKL; encoded by the coding sequence ATGAAATTACCATCCCTTGATGTTCTAATAAGTCAGGCAAAAGAAACAGCTTCAAGATTTCCGATTGCCATACTGATGTCAATTCTTGGTTCATTTACGTTAATAAGAATTATTGATTTTGCACCAATTGATTATCAAGGACAGTTCTTGTGGAATTTAGTTATGACTTTTTCTCTCGGGCTGCCTTTGTTTATTGCCTTTTCACTAATTGCAGAAAGCACGGGCATTGAGAAAGTAAAGAAATATTTGTTACAGTTAATACCTATTGCTTTTCTGTTAGTTTATTTCTTTACTCTTTCAGACCAAATGGATTTTTATGATATCGGAAGATATATTCTATTATCAATAGCGTTTCATTTGCTGGTTTCATTTGCTCCGTTCATTTTTACAAAAGACAAATCGCAACTTGATTTCTGGAATTTTAATCAGACAGTTTTCCTGCGGTTTATACTTTCAGGACTCTACACGTTTGTACTTTATGGAGGTTTGGCAATAGCTTTGCTTTCATTTGATAAACTTTTTGAGATGAATATAGACGGGAAAAGATACGGACAACTTTTATTCTTCATAGTAGGAATATTCAACACATGGTTTTTCTGTTCGGGAATACCAAAACCGGAGGATATGAAGTCGGAAGCTTTTCCGAAAGGACTCAAAATCTTTACTCAATACGTATTGCTGCCGATTATTGTAATTTATGTTTTGATTCTATACTTGTATTTATTTAAGATTATATTCAGCTGGAATCTGCCTGTTGGATGGGTTTCGTATCTTGTTATCGGATTTTCGACAGCAGGAATATTCTCTCTCCTGCTGATTTATCCGCTTGTTAAAAGCAAAGAGATAAAGTGGGTAAAGATATTCTCGAGAATTTTCTTTATATCTTTAATTCCGCAGATTGTATTGTTATTTCTTGCGATATCAGTAAGAACTACTGATTATGGTATGACTGAAAGGAGGTATTATGTTTTTGTTCTTGCCTTCTGGCTTTCAGTAACGACAATATACTATATAATTACAAATTTTAAGAATATAAAATACATACCTATTTCTCTTTCCATAATTGCGGTTCTAACTTCAGTTGGACCCTGGAGCGCTTTTAATATGTCGTTAAACAGTCAGATTAGCAGGCTTGAAGAAATTCTGAACAAAAATTCAATCCTTGTTAACGAAAGAATTATTCCTGCAACGAAAGATATACAACAGGAAGAGATTCAGGACGTTAATTCAATAATGAGCTTTTTACTCGAACGGAATAAGATTAATGAAATCCAACCGTGGTTTACTGAGAATCTTGATTCGCTTGAGGATTACAAGAAAGTCACTGAGGCAGTTTATCATAATAAAACAGAACAAATAATGCAGATGATGGGTTTGAAAACCGATAATGTAAATAATTTAATAAAGAAGAGATTTGTTTCCGCAAGAACAACGGGGGCGAGCGAGATAAATGTACAGGGATTTGATAGATTTAGTCTATTTGAAAGCCAGAAGAAAGATTCTTTGTCTGCGATAAAATCTTATTATGATTTTGAAAATAATGACATAATTGTTTATAATAATACCGATACGATTAAATTTCCGATAAAGTACATCACAGACTCATTACATTCGGAGCGTCCTCCGCTTCAGAGTATGACGATGAATAATTACTTTAAGGATATGCACGTTAGGATTATAGTGACGGGGATTGATTTTAACCGCGAAGAAAACGGAATTAAAGTAACATACCTGAGAGCATATATTTTAACGAAGAAATTATAG
- the mnmE gene encoding tRNA uridine-5-carboxymethylaminomethyl(34) synthesis GTPase MnmE → MINLYDTICAISTPIGEGGISVIRISGTDSFKIVQNIFSKSREKSKALNISETKSHTVHFGYLFDENKLIDEVLVSIFKSPNSYTGEDVIEISAHGGVFVTRKILSLIIKQGARHAEPGEFSKRAFLNGKIDLSQAEAVADLIKSKTEEAHKSSLEQLEGSLSAYVKQIREDLINVTALVELELDFAEEDLEFAQKDEVKNKALRIINDLKEIVNSYIKGKVIRDGINVVIAGKPNSGKSSLFNSLLKTERAIVSEISGTTRDYLEENLIIDGILFNLTDTAGLRSTADIIEHEGIKRSFSRINDADLVIYLVDSSNSKSEREHSVKFFNEQIKSNNKLLVFTKKDLAGNSVPDTAVAVSISDNESLSKLKKEMVRMIKENESGIKSEIIVITNIRHKICLEKTIESLDNLVKSIEKKMSGEFLSIDLRNALSHLGEITGSVTNDDILTYVFSKFCIGK, encoded by the coding sequence ATGATTAACCTGTATGACACAATATGCGCAATTTCGACCCCGATAGGCGAAGGCGGTATTTCTGTTATCAGAATTTCAGGAACTGATTCGTTCAAAATTGTACAAAATATTTTCTCAAAATCGAGGGAAAAGTCTAAGGCTTTAAATATTTCGGAAACAAAATCCCATACTGTTCACTTCGGATATCTTTTTGATGAAAATAAACTTATTGACGAAGTATTAGTTTCAATATTTAAATCGCCAAACTCTTACACGGGGGAGGACGTCATAGAAATCTCCGCTCATGGAGGGGTTTTTGTAACACGAAAAATTCTGAGTCTTATTATTAAGCAAGGAGCAAGGCACGCAGAACCCGGAGAGTTTTCAAAACGGGCTTTTCTTAATGGCAAAATAGACCTTTCACAAGCCGAAGCGGTTGCAGACCTAATCAAATCAAAAACTGAAGAGGCTCATAAATCATCTTTAGAACAACTTGAAGGCTCTCTATCAGCATACGTTAAGCAAATAAGAGAAGATTTAATAAATGTTACAGCACTTGTTGAGCTTGAACTTGATTTTGCGGAAGAAGATTTAGAATTTGCACAAAAAGATGAAGTAAAGAATAAGGCTCTTCGGATTATTAATGACTTAAAAGAAATTGTAAACTCTTACATTAAAGGGAAAGTAATAAGAGATGGAATTAACGTTGTAATTGCTGGTAAACCAAACAGCGGAAAATCGTCTTTGTTTAATTCTCTTCTCAAAACTGAGCGTGCTATTGTGAGTGAAATTTCGGGGACAACGAGGGATTATCTGGAAGAAAATCTTATAATTGATGGTATTCTTTTTAATCTTACTGATACTGCAGGATTGCGCTCGACGGCTGATATTATTGAGCACGAGGGTATTAAAAGAAGTTTTTCGAGAATTAACGATGCTGACCTTGTTATTTATTTAGTGGATTCCTCGAACAGTAAAAGTGAAAGAGAGCATTCCGTTAAATTTTTTAACGAACAAATAAAGTCTAATAATAAGCTACTTGTATTCACAAAAAAGGATTTAGCAGGGAACAGCGTACCTGATACAGCAGTGGCTGTTTCCATTTCCGATAACGAATCATTATCGAAACTTAAAAAAGAGATGGTACGTATGATAAAGGAAAATGAATCAGGTATTAAATCCGAGATAATAGTTATCACAAACATAAGGCATAAAATATGTCTTGAGAAAACGATTGAATCTCTTGATAATTTGGTTAAGTCAATAGAAAAGAAAATGTCAGGTGAGTTTTTATCAATTGATTTAAGGAATGCATTAAGTCATCTCGGTGAAATAACAGGTTCTGTTACAAATGACGACATATTAACCTATGTATTCTCAAAATTTTGCATAGGTAAGTAA
- a CDS encoding iron ABC transporter permease, which produces MIISFIVSISVGSVYVNPGILFSEPDEAETLKNILYNIRIPRTLNAFFVGASLSCSGIVLQSLLRNNLAEPGLLGISAGAGLGAILFFILSASTFYLITPVSFLSAILTTLLIFQISKGLKGKYTNFLSSNKIILAGIAINALLSAINGFLLIYSGKSLTYIIYWLSGGLSGKGWIEFYSTSPIIFAGLLISVLFSKEYNVLSLGNELSISLGLNTKRLQYSSIILSSILAASAVSIAGIISFVGLIVPNISKLLLGSDHRYSIPGSILVGGIFLLISDTISRIIISPSEIPVGIVTSFIGAPIFIWLIFKNTNKGIN; this is translated from the coding sequence TTGATTATATCTTTTATTGTATCAATTTCAGTGGGAAGCGTATATGTTAATCCAGGAATACTCTTTTCGGAACCGGATGAAGCAGAAACGCTCAAAAATATTCTGTATAATATACGAATTCCAAGGACACTGAATGCATTCTTTGTCGGCGCATCTCTCAGCTGTTCGGGCATTGTTTTACAGTCTTTATTAAGAAACAATCTTGCTGAACCCGGGCTGCTTGGTATTTCTGCGGGTGCGGGCTTAGGAGCAATACTATTCTTTATATTATCCGCATCTACTTTTTATTTAATAACTCCTGTATCTTTTTTATCAGCAATACTTACAACACTTTTAATCTTTCAGATATCAAAAGGACTCAAAGGTAAATATACAAATTTTCTTTCTTCTAATAAAATCATACTGGCAGGAATTGCGATAAATGCTCTACTATCTGCAATAAATGGTTTCCTGTTAATTTATTCCGGAAAATCTTTAACGTACATAATTTATTGGCTGAGCGGAGGACTTTCAGGAAAGGGATGGATTGAATTTTATTCAACTTCTCCAATTATCTTTGCGGGACTTTTAATCTCGGTTTTATTCTCGAAAGAATACAACGTTCTTTCGCTCGGAAATGAACTGTCCATATCATTGGGTTTAAACACAAAAAGGCTTCAATATTCTTCAATCATTTTATCCTCGATCCTTGCAGCATCAGCAGTTTCGATAGCAGGAATTATTTCATTTGTAGGGTTGATAGTACCAAATATTTCCAAGTTGCTTCTGGGCTCTGATCATCGGTACTCCATTCCGGGAAGTATTTTAGTAGGAGGCATTTTTCTCCTTATATCAGATACAATCTCAAGGATAATTATATCACCATCCGAGATTCCTGTTGGAATAGTAACATCATTTATTGGAGCCCCCATTTTCATCTGGTTAATTTTTAAAAATACAAACAAAGGGATAAACTGA
- a CDS encoding HAMP domain-containing sensor histidine kinase codes for MYKLGSFKLKIVLVLSAVIIALGILYYTQLLVERIQKREAMIAGLYAKSLEYIANDQSSTGEYGFIFNEIITQIDFPIIATDREYKVVNFYKNIDIDTTLPKKQIQQILLSQADDMKNKDAPIKVTYRDSVVLNYVNYGESTLITELKLLPFYEFLIGGLFILLGYFGFSYVKKHEQSSIWVGLSKETAHQLGTPISSLMGWVELLKNTKPESEEFKKIIDETESDVEKLNKIASRFSKIGSQPKLEKENISELIKDVCKYFEKRIPRLHGADGTVSKKVNIELNISSEIYISLNRDLFEWVIENLLKNALDAMDKEHGLIKFDLREKDNDVIIDISDNGKGIDKKFKKDIFRPGYSTKRRGWGLGLSLSKRIVDDYHQGKLVLLDSVIEKGTTFRIKLNK; via the coding sequence ATGTATAAATTAGGTTCGTTTAAATTAAAAATAGTACTTGTATTAAGTGCGGTTATTATTGCCCTTGGTATTTTATATTATACTCAGCTTCTTGTTGAGAGAATACAGAAAAGAGAAGCAATGATTGCCGGACTTTATGCAAAATCTCTGGAATACATAGCTAACGACCAAAGCTCCACTGGAGAATATGGTTTTATTTTTAATGAGATTATTACTCAGATTGATTTCCCTATTATTGCAACTGACAGGGAATATAAAGTTGTCAACTTTTATAAAAATATAGATATAGACACAACTTTACCGAAAAAGCAAATTCAACAAATTCTGCTTAGTCAGGCAGATGACATGAAAAACAAGGACGCTCCGATTAAAGTTACTTACAGGGATTCTGTTGTCTTAAACTACGTTAATTACGGTGAATCAACTCTGATTACGGAATTAAAACTATTGCCGTTCTACGAGTTTTTAATAGGTGGACTATTCATACTACTGGGATATTTCGGATTTTCTTACGTTAAAAAACATGAGCAAAGCAGTATTTGGGTTGGACTTTCGAAAGAAACAGCTCATCAGTTAGGTACACCTATCTCATCATTGATGGGCTGGGTTGAGCTGTTGAAGAATACAAAACCGGAGTCGGAGGAATTTAAGAAGATAATAGATGAAACAGAAAGCGATGTCGAGAAGCTCAACAAGATAGCATCAAGATTTTCAAAAATCGGTTCTCAACCGAAACTTGAGAAAGAAAATATATCAGAGTTAATAAAAGATGTATGTAAATATTTCGAGAAGAGAATACCAAGGCTTCATGGTGCTGATGGTACCGTCTCAAAAAAGGTTAATATAGAACTAAACATTTCATCTGAGATATACATTAGTCTTAATAGGGATTTGTTTGAATGGGTTATTGAGAACCTGCTAAAAAATGCTCTGGATGCTATGGATAAAGAACACGGACTAATTAAGTTCGACCTTCGGGAAAAGGATAATGATGTTATTATAGATATCAGCGATAATGGAAAGGGTATTGATAAAAAATTCAAAAAGGATATTTTCCGACCCGGATATTCTACAAAAAGAAGAGGATGGGGTTTGGGTCTTAGTCTATCCAAGAGGATTGTCGATGATTATCATCAGGGGAAACTTGTATTACTGGATTCTGTTATTGAAAAAGGAACAACTTTTAGAATTAAGCTGAATAAATAG
- a CDS encoding glycosyltransferase family 39 protein, which yields MNKAIRHIYSIIIEREYLILAILIIIKLAFQILIVNSGYKWLSSDDYCRTVKSFEWIENPIINSGVWLTPHFWINGIVMLFVKDLFLAATLTNVIFSSATVNYFYKISLFVFDKKTAILSTLIFTLFPFQVWLSLSGLPESIHFFFIIAGIYYALMYKKNNGRLKDLILASIMFMFGNMFRYEGWLFSIVFVIYVFYIEIVMKKNERKYYVPLIISVSSLSTIVWWLIQNYVDYGSFTYFASETNKIFEDYGGIKVLQKFIQYPIFIFYIAPITSFFAIKISYECIRGFIKKKDNISLLSILAFFNIAQLVLLMLQGLLGTGGTNMISRYIVINAMLFIPMAVWQIFSFRKWIAATLLTLIIAGNIVWSFNYPNPFREDTYEAGRLIRDRIEKNYIRNEESVYFEEIEGYYDVFAVQTISNHPSKFIFGNFPVLKNEESKKSKKSRLSNEEINILDIKSYLEKNKISLAIVKSDSYADKLKKLNFKNEEIGDYKIFYIRNLESNINDSSITVLADKIIDLKKYQNTLNFNKTIAIKEVVLDNTNFGFNPQTVSIKWASTSKNILDSINYDDYEFNRYNSVIEIRREDNDSLVYTESKRIFSERNIEDLLAFNEVKNIIVIKPFALIYYSKKYVSSPFESGVYNLSLKVYDAKRKRPLILYKGDSLFKPEIKLSDTSKTSITDSIKFRQKNTDTQKITSTNNYVIGNIIAFFPNTNLDKLVGTDGAAFYRIITRNGLQVFFSQRHQADHFLNFVFNYF from the coding sequence TTGAATAAGGCTATAAGGCATATATACAGTATTATTATTGAAAGAGAATATCTGATTCTGGCAATTTTAATTATAATAAAACTTGCATTTCAGATATTGATAGTAAATTCCGGTTATAAATGGTTATCATCTGATGATTACTGCAGAACTGTAAAATCTTTTGAATGGATTGAAAACCCAATAATTAACTCAGGTGTTTGGCTGACTCCTCATTTCTGGATAAACGGAATTGTTATGCTTTTTGTGAAAGACTTGTTTCTTGCTGCTACATTGACAAATGTAATTTTCTCATCTGCAACAGTAAATTATTTTTATAAAATATCTTTGTTTGTATTCGATAAAAAAACGGCAATTTTATCAACTCTGATTTTTACACTATTTCCATTTCAGGTATGGTTAAGCCTTTCAGGATTGCCCGAATCCATACATTTTTTCTTTATTATTGCCGGGATTTATTACGCACTGATGTACAAAAAGAATAATGGCAGATTAAAAGATTTAATTCTTGCATCGATTATGTTCATGTTTGGAAATATGTTTAGGTATGAGGGCTGGTTGTTTAGCATAGTGTTCGTTATTTATGTGTTCTACATTGAAATTGTGATGAAGAAAAATGAACGAAAATATTATGTTCCTTTAATAATCTCTGTTTCTTCACTTTCAACAATTGTATGGTGGTTAATTCAAAATTATGTTGATTACGGGAGCTTTACTTATTTTGCCTCTGAAACAAATAAAATATTCGAGGATTATGGAGGTATAAAAGTACTTCAGAAATTCATACAATATCCGATTTTTATTTTTTACATTGCGCCCATCACCTCTTTTTTTGCCATCAAAATCTCCTATGAATGTATCCGGGGATTCATTAAGAAGAAAGATAATATATCCCTGCTTAGTATTCTTGCATTTTTTAATATTGCACAACTTGTACTTTTGATGTTGCAGGGTTTATTAGGTACAGGCGGAACAAATATGATATCCCGGTACATAGTTATTAACGCTATGCTTTTTATTCCCATGGCAGTTTGGCAGATTTTTAGCTTTAGAAAATGGATCGCAGCAACATTGTTAACATTGATAATTGCAGGTAATATAGTATGGAGTTTTAACTATCCAAATCCTTTCAGAGAGGATACATACGAAGCCGGAAGATTAATACGCGACCGAATTGAAAAGAATTATATCAGGAATGAGGAAAGCGTTTATTTTGAAGAGATTGAAGGTTATTATGATGTATTTGCAGTACAGACAATTTCTAACCACCCTTCCAAATTTATATTTGGGAATTTCCCTGTCTTGAAAAATGAAGAGAGTAAGAAAAGCAAAAAAAGCAGATTATCAAATGAAGAAATTAACATTCTCGACATAAAATCATATCTTGAGAAAAATAAGATATCACTTGCAATCGTTAAAAGTGACAGCTATGCCGACAAATTAAAGAAACTTAACTTTAAGAACGAAGAAATCGGCGATTACAAAATATTCTATATAAGAAACCTTGAATCAAATATTAATGACTCAAGCATTACCGTTCTAGCTGATAAAATAATTGACCTCAAAAAATATCAGAACACTTTAAATTTTAACAAAACGATTGCAATAAAAGAAGTTGTTCTGGATAATACGAATTTTGGTTTTAATCCTCAGACAGTTTCAATAAAATGGGCATCAACCTCAAAAAATATTCTTGATAGTATAAACTACGATGACTATGAATTCAATAGATATAACTCTGTTATCGAAATAAGGAGAGAAGACAATGACTCGCTTGTTTATACTGAAAGTAAAAGGATATTCTCTGAAAGAAATATCGAAGACCTGCTTGCATTCAACGAGGTAAAGAATATAATCGTCATAAAACCATTTGCCCTGATTTATTACTCAAAAAAGTATGTATCATCGCCTTTTGAAAGCGGAGTCTATAATCTTTCACTAAAGGTTTACGATGCAAAAAGGAAGAGACCACTAATTCTTTACAAAGGTGATAGTCTGTTTAAACCAGAAATAAAACTGAGTGATACTTCAAAAACTTCTATTACTGATAGTATCAAATTCCGTCAGAAGAATACTGATACTCAAAAAATTACATCTACTAATAATTATGTGATTGGCAACATTATTGCATTTTTCCCAAACACTAATCTGGATAAACTTGTCGGTACTGATGGTGCTGCATTTTACAGAATAATCACAAGAAACGGATTGCAGGTTTTCTTCTCTCAAAGACATCAGGCTGATCACTTCCTAAACTTTGTATTCAACTATTTCTAA
- the rfaE1 gene encoding D-glycero-beta-D-manno-heptose-7-phosphate kinase: MNKKYIKKLFENAENSKICIIGDVMLDRYMFGDVNRISPEAPVQVFDLKKVENKLGGSSNVCLNVKSLGANPYLIGVIGDDEMGDLLRSTMLESGQNTDGLIVDNKRPTTCKTRVISDSHHLIRIDSESKDDIDKKTETRIIDKMNSVIEEIDLIILQDYNKGVLTKSVIKRIIDTANIKGKRVLVDPKFENFFEFKKSFIFKPNRKEIEDAFGRKSKSPEDLDDMVISLLDRLSCENVVLTLGEHGMRIYQKKKGKVTIDSIKTRARKVADVSGAGDTVISTIAFCLAGGAEVHESVYISNIAAGIVVEEVGIVPIQKENLLNLLISEFKN, encoded by the coding sequence ATGAACAAAAAATATATCAAGAAACTATTCGAAAATGCTGAGAACAGCAAGATTTGCATTATCGGTGATGTTATGCTGGACAGATACATGTTCGGAGATGTAAACAGGATTTCGCCGGAAGCCCCTGTACAGGTTTTTGACCTTAAAAAGGTTGAAAATAAACTTGGCGGTTCATCTAACGTGTGTTTAAACGTAAAATCTCTTGGAGCAAATCCATATCTTATTGGTGTTATAGGTGATGATGAAATGGGTGATTTGCTAAGAAGTACTATGTTGGAGTCCGGGCAAAATACCGATGGTCTTATTGTAGATAACAAAAGACCCACAACGTGTAAAACAAGAGTTATATCCGATTCACATCATTTGATAAGAATTGATAGTGAATCAAAAGATGATATTGATAAAAAAACTGAGACAAGAATCATTGATAAAATGAATTCAGTCATTGAAGAAATAGACCTTATTATTCTTCAGGATTACAATAAAGGTGTTCTTACAAAATCTGTTATTAAGAGGATTATCGATACAGCTAACATCAAGGGGAAGAGAGTTCTTGTTGATCCTAAGTTTGAAAATTTTTTTGAGTTTAAAAAATCTTTTATTTTTAAACCTAATAGGAAAGAAATTGAAGATGCATTCGGAAGAAAGTCAAAGTCGCCGGAAGATCTTGACGATATGGTCATTTCGCTACTTGACAGATTAAGTTGCGAGAATGTTGTTTTAACTCTTGGTGAGCACGGAATGAGAATTTATCAGAAGAAAAAAGGGAAAGTAACTATAGATTCGATTAAAACAAGAGCTAGAAAGGTTGCTGACGTTTCAGGAGCGGGGGATACTGTAATTTCAACCATTGCATTTTGTCTTGCGGGTGGGGCTGAAGTACATGAATCTGTGTATATTTCAAATATTGCAGCGGGAATAGTTGTAGAGGAAGTAGGTATTGTTCCTATACAAAAAGAAAATCTGCTAAACCTTCTAATATCAGAATTCAAAAACTAA
- the rfaE2 gene encoding D-glycero-beta-D-manno-heptose 1-phosphate adenylyltransferase produces the protein MIFTLKDYLVIRESINDLVFTNGCFDIIHRGHVEYLNQAKSLGKYLLVGLNSDESVRKIKGEGRPINIEADRAFVLSNIKCVDAVIVFNEDTPYNLIKAVRPDILVKGGDWKENMIVGSDVVKNYGGKVYSLKYVDSYSTSNIIDKIRKD, from the coding sequence ATGATTTTCACGTTAAAAGATTATTTAGTAATAAGAGAAAGTATAAATGATTTGGTCTTTACAAATGGTTGTTTTGATATTATTCACAGGGGACATGTTGAATACTTAAATCAGGCCAAATCACTCGGAAAATATTTGTTAGTAGGCCTGAATTCAGATGAATCTGTTAGAAAGATTAAAGGTGAAGGAAGACCGATAAACATTGAAGCAGACAGAGCATTTGTACTGAGTAATATAAAATGTGTTGATGCTGTAATAGTATTCAATGAAGATACACCTTATAATCTAATTAAAGCAGTAAGACCTGACATTCTTGTTAAAGGAGGAGACTGGAAAGAAAATATGATTGTTGGTTCAGACGTAGTTAAAAATTACGGAGGTAAGGTTTACAGTTTGAAATATGTTGATTCCTATTCAACATCAAACATTATTGATAAGATACGGAAAGATTGA